In Zingiber officinale cultivar Zhangliang chromosome 3A, Zo_v1.1, whole genome shotgun sequence, the DNA window TTGATTACAAATCATAATGCgtatgtatatatatagagagagagactAGAGATAGAAGATCATAAAGTGGGATACAATTGCTCTACATATATGACGTCTCTTTCCTCCTCATTTCCAAACCCTACGTGTACATGGATTGGAGTCAAACTCACTTTTGTacctgtttaattttcttcttgaTCTCGAGCTTGATCTTCCTTGTCTACCCAATTCCAACCTAAGATTTCTAAATTCAGcacgtgtgtatatatatacacacacactgcTGGATGGTTTGGAGTTGATTGGTGGAGTTTATGAGATGGAACGCCCGGCTGCGAATTCCTCCGCCGCTGATCCTTTGGTGGTGTGCGTGGTGAAGGAGCACATGTTCGAGAAGGTGGTGACGCCGAGCGACGTGGGGAAGCTCAACCGGCTGGTCATCCCCAAGCAGTACGCGGAGAAGTACCTCCCGCTGGATGCGGAAGAGAGCGAGCCAGGCGGCGCGGCGGCGTCGGCGGAGACCAAGAAGATGGGGCTGCTGCTCAGCTTCGAGGACCGCAGCGGCAAGTCCTGGCGCTTCCGCTACTCCTACTGGAACAGCAGCCAGAGCTACGTGATCACCAAGGGGTGGAGTCGCTTCGTCAAGGAAAAGGGCCTCGGAGCCGGGGACACCGTCTCCTTCTCGCGCGGCGCCGGCAGCGCGGCCTCGCGCCGGCGACTCTTCATCGACCTGAAGCGCCGGCCGCCCCAGCCTGCCGCCTGCCACCTCCCTCGCGGCTTCACCAACGGCATTCCGCTCCCTCTCCAACTCCCGGGCGGATCCACGCCCTCTCCTTTCACCGCGTGCGGCGCCCACGACTGGCTTGCGCGTAATTCCTTCTACAACATCAACTGGTTAGCACCGGCCGCCGTCTTGCCGCCCAAGCCGGAGCTGCATCCGGCACCCGGCGGCGCAACAATGTCGTCGCCTGCTCTCGGTCCGCGTTCGAAAAGGCTGAGGTTGTTCGGGGTCAACCTCGATCTCCCCGACTCCCTACCGCAGTAGCTAGCTACCGATCGAATCTAATTATCAGGGGAAGTACTAATCAAGCATGATATATATGCACGCCTAGTTATATTATTTTCTCTTCTGTTCAATTTCATGAGAACTTGAATAACAAGCACAAGCACTAATGTAATGTATGATATCCACTGAACATGTTACAATTACATCACTCCCTTCAATTTTATCGATCAATATAAGGTTTTCGTATAAGTAAGATCTGATCGACTCCTTTCACGTTAATGCATATATACACAGATGCTCACATGCACTGAAGTTCGAGTGGTGAATCAAAGATATCATAACACAGActtcataatttaatttctgcTAGCTGCTCATATACATACATTGATtggttttaaatatatataattaatgcaGTACCCATAGTCCTTTATAAATTATTAAAACAACATGCGGCTTCGCTCGTTGTAGCAAATAATGAAAGCAAGTAGAAATATTGATGGGTTAACTTTCACTACTATGTTTTGGTAACAGATGCACTTCAGATAGATACTTCACATCAAACATAACCTAACAGTACATAACATGTGCAGATTAGATTTTCACTGAGATTTGGAGGATCTACTTCTTTGGCATACTATCTAAAGCAAGTATTATTGTTTGGTCACTTTCACATCTGAAATTTACTAGTTCAGTTTATTATTGTACAAAGAAGTAGAGTAACCCAACGGCTCTACGTACTGCATATGCCAACGCAGAGTACTCTCCAGGACAGCGTTTGCCCGGCTTGTTCAAGCCACTACTGGTTCTATCCTCCCTTCAGGTGAGTTAGTTTGAAGTAGCAAATAAGAATATTTTGCTTGTGAAATTTTGTGACTCCTGAGTTAATACTAGTTTgaagaaagaacaagagaaagaaaTTAGATGAGAAATAGATATTTATACTCTGCTAAATTAAATCTTGATCGGCAAACTCTAATGACGAATTACTCATcctgatatattttttaaagttttcatcAGTAAACCTTGTTTTAGTTtcttagagggtgtttggctgaacttataagctctctaaaacagcttataagttgttttggagcttataagctcttcaaatttgtttggtagattttttttttcaaacatctTATAAGTTGTCAAAATAAGCTATTTtagagcttataagctgtttttaataaAGTATGGAAGATcctactttttaaaaaaagatcttattttaataatttgtttctctaaaatatccttatataatttcataaatctccatcttatcctccataaatttttataagcctaATATCTTTTTATTTCCGCCGACTTTTCTTCCAACGTTGTGTCATCTTCTCTGTCAACgcctctttctaattttctctcccccGGTGCAGAAATTCgcccaaaaccctctattaataaaaatctcaaaaccctctattaataatattataccctttttggtaattttattaataaaaagatcttataataccaaacacatcaatatctttaagttgattgtaataagttcacccaaacactttaacaacttatttttaaaataagacctaacaacttataagctcctaaaacaacttataagttgtacgagcttataaactatttttaataagtttagccaaaTATCCTCTTAGTGAGAGCTTCTAGATATATAGTGAGAGGATTTCATTCAGTTGTGACAATATATTATAATGGTTGAAACTCAAGTGACATAATGTTTTGTTTCGATTTGATTCTAATTTGTTGTTTTCTTTTTGATGTTGTTGTTGCTTAAATTTTGAGACTATCATCAACAATACTTCTTGCATTGGTGTGATTTTAGTAATAGACACTGCTGATATATTGTTTTGATCTAATGTTTAAGAACACATTAAGTGGGCGATAAGAAAGTGACATATTGTAACTCTTGAAGGAATTTAATGAAGCTTTTGATGGTGCTGCTGTTGCTGCTGCTGTTGTTTCATGATGAGGTTGTGGGTTTTCTTTTTGAAATATATAACTGTAAATATAGGCATTAGAAAGTCTGTCTCTTCAGTTATATATAAGTTCAATTGCATAGTATAAGCATTATAAATACAAATTGTTTTTTCTATGCCCAAACCATCTAAATTTCCAATATGAATTGATCTCTTCGCACACCTAGAAGATCAACGAAAACATATTAGAAAACTTGAAAGCCTACAAAAGGATCAAGCTTGATCAATAACTACAACTTAAAAATCTATTGCTTTTGGGCTACGTTGAAGGCTTCATTGTCCCCGGGGCTTGGTGCAATGATAAATAGAAGAATGAGTTTCCCAAGCAACGTAACAAGAGTTTCATTCTCACGCAGTGCAAATAAATGCCTCCAATGCTCAACCACTCATGATGTTGGGCTATCCCCTATAGTTCATCTGTGCTTCCTAGATTTATACAATGATCGATGAAAATTTTTCATAGTACCAGACCGACCATCTTCAGATGAATAAAGGATAAAAATACTTAGACGCCTGAGCTTTAGGTTTAGTTAAAGCTTCGTACAAGCTATTATACAATCCTCAACTATTTTACACACATTATCTTCCAACAATATTGTTCAAAAGTGAAAAATCTCATAATTGTATTTCACTGATAATCTCTTATTATTAAATTCTTTGTTAAACATATCAAAACAATCTAGTTGAGTTTGATGACTTGAGAGCATCATTGTACAAGGGTTTGCTTGTAATATTGTAATCTTGAGTTTATTTCGAATAGATAACATATTGATTATGGTCCTAGGTAGAGATTATGTTACCCATTGATGCGGTCCAAAATCACGCTCTCCCAGTCTCTGGACTTCCTACTCGGCTGCACCATCGCCTTTGGGTTCACACTAATAGAGCACATCTAATCGGGCCTCCGATTTGCAGATCAACACTCGTGAGTGGGGGGTTAACGTCACTGGCATGACTCCTCCACTACTTAAGTTAGCACAAGACTGAAAGAAAAAGTGACTTCCACTAGAAAGGGGCTTCGGCTAAAAGAAAGCGTGTTGGGGAGTCCGATGTGGTGCGTGTTAAAATACGTTTCAAAAAATATACGCAAcgaaaataaaaacataataatttctaattattatatcacacacaccacacatgCAAGGATACAACACGACAAgatatgatcataaaataaaatttcttaaaataactttttatcTAAGTATACCTGACGGATGATGCTAAGTAGAAAGAGCATTAACTAGCAAACCCAATGGTGTTTGCCTCTACTCGTATCCACACCGAGTTGTCGTTGAGGTGGCTTCACGAAGCCATGAGTCATTTGTCGCCGATCAGTACTAGTTGAGCATGAAGATGAAGCAATCCAAGAGAACTCCCATGGCACAACTTGGTGAGCGGTACGGCACCGGAATCGTCGATACCAAATTCGTTGGCACTAAAATTGTCAGCACTAAATTTGTTGGCACCGAAATCATTGGCAATGAATTCATCGACTCTGAATTCGCCGGCACCGAATTCGTAGGCACCAAATTCGTTGACACCGAATTCTGTGGATGGAGATGGCTGATGATAACTCTTGGGTGGAAAGATCTTAGGCAGCAGTTatagagagagagggagaagaggatgaGAAGAAGCCCTAATTAAATTAGAGTTTCTCATGTTCTCATAGAGGGATATTTATACACCTCAACAAGATTTGGGGAGTAAGTAATCTGCTAAACCCAATAAGCAAAGCAACTTAATCcatttgttagtattagccctagtaccaattatgagatgattgtgagagctccttttgtatcatattttattatccataaaagataaagttggttattatatttatttcaattcagtgctgaatgaataagtataataatgtcctagagtagaaggttctaatctacaatatatcaattagttgaattgatagtgggatattatagatatacatagaacactactcttaattattgctagtcaagtattaatatgcaaggacaatattaatgcattgaaactagcatgtaggtcaagggatgacttaatctcacaagtcacaGATATgaaatatcaggttgacacatgactatatattagagaatatatactgaataacccgccatgagaatatttcatggatcattatatgagtgtcacaaACATTCTTAtttgactattggtatgaatagtccttagacctaaagtcactacggttccctacataaagcattgtatactttggtattgaCAAACGACACctgtaatagggtggactataaagtaaatcactgggtatgcaataacttatgcgaagggatgtaagtgatatagatgtgatctatctcccttccatatgacggaagtgatatctctGGGCCCCTTGAtgagtaggacacaagaaagcatagtcatgctcaaatgagtcaagatgagatattgagcttatttgattaagtgtgtctacttagagatcaagaaatataaagattgataagaagaTTACACAGTCTATgtcttattgatcaatctagatatcaaggataaaaggaccaagtcat includes these proteins:
- the LOC122053809 gene encoding putative B3 domain-containing protein Os10g0537100, which encodes MERPAANSSAADPLVVCVVKEHMFEKVVTPSDVGKLNRLVIPKQYAEKYLPLDAEESEPGGAAASAETKKMGLLLSFEDRSGKSWRFRYSYWNSSQSYVITKGWSRFVKEKGLGAGDTVSFSRGAGSAASRRRLFIDLKRRPPQPAACHLPRGFTNGIPLPLQLPGGSTPSPFTACGAHDWLARNSFYNINWLAPAAVLPPKPELHPAPGGATMSSPALGPRSKRLRLFGVNLDLPDSLPQ